A stretch of the Zeugodacus cucurbitae isolate PBARC_wt_2022May chromosome 6, idZeuCucr1.2, whole genome shotgun sequence genome encodes the following:
- the LOC105212623 gene encoding antichymotrypsin-2 isoform X13 encodes MLMSFIRRKIDNARNLVAVWNPLNSRGNNCNFDIRLIFVLILSVYTTTVSMSSHEQTMAQREFASKSTEFAMKLFNFMHNKDPTKNIIYSPFSIQTCVGMARIGAVGETAAELDRGLGLPSNDVTAIANSFHNVLDTYKDSPILMMANKIYVKQGYSIKKEFNEIASAKFFSSADSINFGDSTNAANTINKWIESKTNNIIKDLITPDAVTDDTRVVLVNAIYFKGEWKYQFPDYATFDDDFYLNEVDKVQVPMMNVKEKFGYGVISELDATVLEMPYKDSDLSMVVILPNSRTGLASLQEKLKDFNLSDITQHLQETKVIVKFPKFKAEYNIELNDALKNLGMGRMFSNNAEFDNMLESHEPLQVSKVVHKAYIEVNEVGTEAAGASVLRILAVRGFRRKRFVANHPFIYFLRSQKFGIFFMGQFKQI; translated from the exons ATATCCGCTTAATATTCGTTTTAATACTCTCCGTATACACAACAACTGTAAGCATGTCGAGTCACGAACAAACTATGGCCCAACGTGAGTTCGCTAGCAAATCGACAGAATTCGCGATGAAACTCTTCAATTTCATGCACAATAAGGACCCTACTAAGAATATTATATACTCACCCTTCTCGATACAAACATGTGTGGGCATGGCACGCATTGGTGCAGTCGGTGAAACCGCTGCAGAACTCGATCGCGGACTGGGTTTGCCATCGAACGATGTGACGGCTATCGCCAATTCGTTCCACAATGTTTTGGACACCTATAAGGATAGTCCAATTTTGATGATGGCCAATAAGATTTACGTAAAGCAAGGCTACAGCATCAAAAaggaatttaatgaaattgcctCAGCCAAATTCTTCTCCTCAGCCGATAGCATTAATTTCGGTGATAGCACGAATGCGGCGAATACAATTAATAAATGGATTGAGTCCAAGACAAATAATATAATCAAGGATCTCATAACACCGGATGCTGTAACTGACGACACACGCGTGGTTTTGGTCAATGCCATATACTTTAAGGGCGAATGGAAGTATCAGTTCCCGGATTATGCCACATTTGATGATGATTTCTATTTGAACGAAGTCGACAAGGTGCAGGTGCCCATGATGAATGTGAAGGAAAAGTTCGGCTATGGCGTCATATCCGAATTGGATGCGACTGTACTCGAAATGCCCTACAAGGATTCCGATCTATCCATGGTGGTGATATTGCCAAACTCACGTACCGGTTTGGCTAGTCTGCAGGAGAAGTTGAAGGACTTCAATCTCAGTGATATCACGCAACACTTGCAGGAGACCAAAGTCATTGTGAAATTCCCTAAATTCAAGGCGGAATATAACATCGAATTGAATGATGCtttgaaaaat CTTGGAATGGGACGCATGTTCAGCAATAACGCCGAATTCGATAATATGCTCGAATCGCATGAGCCTCTGCAGGTCTCGAAAGTAGTGCACAAAGCCTACATCGAAGTGAACGAAGTAGGCACTGAGGCCGCGGGAGCTTCTG TTTTGCGAATTTTGGCCGTAAGGGGTTTCAGGCGTAAACGTTTCGTCGCTAATCAtcctttcatatattttctacGCTCCCAAAAGTTTGGCATATTTTTCATGGGACAATTTAAGCAGATCTAG
- the LOC105212623 gene encoding antichymotrypsin-2 isoform X1, producing the protein MLMSFIRRKIDNARNLVAVWNPLNSRGNNCNFDIRLIFVLILSVYTTTVSMSSHEQTMAQREFASKSTEFAMKLFNFMHNKDPTKNIIYSPFSIQTCVGMARIGAVGETAAELDRGLGLPSNDVTAIANSFHNVLDTYKDSPILMMANKIYVKQGYSIKKEFNEIASAKFFSSADSINFGDSTNAANTINKWIESKTNNIIKDLITPDAVTDDTRVVLVNAIYFKGEWKYQFPDYATFDDDFYLNEVDKVQVPMMNVKEKFGYGVISELDATVLEMPYKDSDLSMVVILPNSRTGLASLQEKLKDFNLSDITQHLQETKVIVKFPKFKAEYNIELNDALKNLGMGRMFSNNAEFDNMLESHEPLQVSKVVHKAYIEVNEVGTEAAGASGAIIRKKRCAMSLSEIPEFHADHPFLYAIKQSSSGDKTTAITLFLGTVSSLNAVIASENHDEL; encoded by the exons ATATCCGCTTAATATTCGTTTTAATACTCTCCGTATACACAACAACTGTAAGCATGTCGAGTCACGAACAAACTATGGCCCAACGTGAGTTCGCTAGCAAATCGACAGAATTCGCGATGAAACTCTTCAATTTCATGCACAATAAGGACCCTACTAAGAATATTATATACTCACCCTTCTCGATACAAACATGTGTGGGCATGGCACGCATTGGTGCAGTCGGTGAAACCGCTGCAGAACTCGATCGCGGACTGGGTTTGCCATCGAACGATGTGACGGCTATCGCCAATTCGTTCCACAATGTTTTGGACACCTATAAGGATAGTCCAATTTTGATGATGGCCAATAAGATTTACGTAAAGCAAGGCTACAGCATCAAAAaggaatttaatgaaattgcctCAGCCAAATTCTTCTCCTCAGCCGATAGCATTAATTTCGGTGATAGCACGAATGCGGCGAATACAATTAATAAATGGATTGAGTCCAAGACAAATAATATAATCAAGGATCTCATAACACCGGATGCTGTAACTGACGACACACGCGTGGTTTTGGTCAATGCCATATACTTTAAGGGCGAATGGAAGTATCAGTTCCCGGATTATGCCACATTTGATGATGATTTCTATTTGAACGAAGTCGACAAGGTGCAGGTGCCCATGATGAATGTGAAGGAAAAGTTCGGCTATGGCGTCATATCCGAATTGGATGCGACTGTACTCGAAATGCCCTACAAGGATTCCGATCTATCCATGGTGGTGATATTGCCAAACTCACGTACCGGTTTGGCTAGTCTGCAGGAGAAGTTGAAGGACTTCAATCTCAGTGATATCACGCAACACTTGCAGGAGACCAAAGTCATTGTGAAATTCCCTAAATTCAAGGCGGAATATAACATCGAATTGAATGATGCtttgaaaaat CTTGGAATGGGACGCATGTTCAGCAATAACGCCGAATTCGATAATATGCTCGAATCGCATGAGCCTCTGCAGGTCTCGAAAGTAGTGCACAAAGCCTACATCGAAGTGAACGAAGTAGGCACTGAGGCCGCGGGAGCTTCTG GCGCCATTATACGTAAAAAACGTTGTGCAATGTCCCTTTCCGAAATCCCGGAATTTCATGCCGATCATCCATTCTTATATGCGATTAAGCAAAGTAGTTCCGGAGATAAGACTACAGCAATAACACTGTTTTTGGGCACAGTGAGCAGCCTGAATGCTGTAATTGCATCCGAAAATCATGATGAATTGTAA
- the LOC105212623 gene encoding serine protease inhibitor 3/4 isoform X10: MLMSFIRRKIDNARNLVAVWNPLNSRGNNCNFDIRLIFVLILSVYTTTVSMSSHEQTMAQREFASKSTEFAMKLFNFMHNKDPTKNIIYSPFSIQTCVGMARIGAVGETAAELDRGLGLPSNDVTAIANSFHNVLDTYKDSPILMMANKIYVKQGYSIKKEFNEIASAKFFSSADSINFGDSTNAANTINKWIESKTNNIIKDLITPDAVTDDTRVVLVNAIYFKGEWKYQFPDYATFDDDFYLNEVDKVQVPMMNVKEKFGYGVISELDATVLEMPYKDSDLSMVVILPNSRTGLASLQEKLKDFNLSDITQHLQETKVIVKFPKFKAEYNIELNDALKNLGMGRMFSNNAEFDNMLESHEPLQVSKVVHKAYIEVNEVGTEAAGASATFSGFAGPALPKLPPRKFIVDRPFVFLIKNKANFIMFAGQKARR; encoded by the exons ATATCCGCTTAATATTCGTTTTAATACTCTCCGTATACACAACAACTGTAAGCATGTCGAGTCACGAACAAACTATGGCCCAACGTGAGTTCGCTAGCAAATCGACAGAATTCGCGATGAAACTCTTCAATTTCATGCACAATAAGGACCCTACTAAGAATATTATATACTCACCCTTCTCGATACAAACATGTGTGGGCATGGCACGCATTGGTGCAGTCGGTGAAACCGCTGCAGAACTCGATCGCGGACTGGGTTTGCCATCGAACGATGTGACGGCTATCGCCAATTCGTTCCACAATGTTTTGGACACCTATAAGGATAGTCCAATTTTGATGATGGCCAATAAGATTTACGTAAAGCAAGGCTACAGCATCAAAAaggaatttaatgaaattgcctCAGCCAAATTCTTCTCCTCAGCCGATAGCATTAATTTCGGTGATAGCACGAATGCGGCGAATACAATTAATAAATGGATTGAGTCCAAGACAAATAATATAATCAAGGATCTCATAACACCGGATGCTGTAACTGACGACACACGCGTGGTTTTGGTCAATGCCATATACTTTAAGGGCGAATGGAAGTATCAGTTCCCGGATTATGCCACATTTGATGATGATTTCTATTTGAACGAAGTCGACAAGGTGCAGGTGCCCATGATGAATGTGAAGGAAAAGTTCGGCTATGGCGTCATATCCGAATTGGATGCGACTGTACTCGAAATGCCCTACAAGGATTCCGATCTATCCATGGTGGTGATATTGCCAAACTCACGTACCGGTTTGGCTAGTCTGCAGGAGAAGTTGAAGGACTTCAATCTCAGTGATATCACGCAACACTTGCAGGAGACCAAAGTCATTGTGAAATTCCCTAAATTCAAGGCGGAATATAACATCGAATTGAATGATGCtttgaaaaat CTTGGAATGGGACGCATGTTCAGCAATAACGCCGAATTCGATAATATGCTCGAATCGCATGAGCCTCTGCAGGTCTCGAAAGTAGTGCACAAAGCCTACATCGAAGTGAACGAAGTAGGCACTGAGGCCGCGGGAGCTTCTG CCACATTCTCGGGCTTCGCCGGACCAGCACTACCTAAGCTACCACCCAGAAAGTTTATTGTTGACAGACCCTTCGTatttctgataaaaaataaGGCAAATTTCATTATGTTTGCTGGACAAAAGGCTAGACGTTAA
- the LOC105212623 gene encoding antichymotrypsin-2 isoform X14: MLSTVNFVRDIRLIFVLILSVYTTTVSMSSHEQTMAQREFASKSTEFAMKLFNFMHNKDPTKNIIYSPFSIQTCVGMARIGAVGETAAELDRGLGLPSNDVTAIANSFHNVLDTYKDSPILMMANKIYVKQGYSIKKEFNEIASAKFFSSADSINFGDSTNAANTINKWIESKTNNIIKDLITPDAVTDDTRVVLVNAIYFKGEWKYQFPDYATFDDDFYLNEVDKVQVPMMNVKEKFGYGVISELDATVLEMPYKDSDLSMVVILPNSRTGLASLQEKLKDFNLSDITQHLQETKVIVKFPKFKAEYNIELNDALKNLGMGRMFSNNAEFDNMLESHEPLQVSKVVHKAYIEVNEVGTEAAGASGAIIRKKRCAMSLSEIPEFHADHPFLYAIKQSSSGDKTTAITLFLGTVSSLNAVIASENHDEL; encoded by the exons atgttatCAACAGTGAATTTTGTGCGCG ATATCCGCTTAATATTCGTTTTAATACTCTCCGTATACACAACAACTGTAAGCATGTCGAGTCACGAACAAACTATGGCCCAACGTGAGTTCGCTAGCAAATCGACAGAATTCGCGATGAAACTCTTCAATTTCATGCACAATAAGGACCCTACTAAGAATATTATATACTCACCCTTCTCGATACAAACATGTGTGGGCATGGCACGCATTGGTGCAGTCGGTGAAACCGCTGCAGAACTCGATCGCGGACTGGGTTTGCCATCGAACGATGTGACGGCTATCGCCAATTCGTTCCACAATGTTTTGGACACCTATAAGGATAGTCCAATTTTGATGATGGCCAATAAGATTTACGTAAAGCAAGGCTACAGCATCAAAAaggaatttaatgaaattgcctCAGCCAAATTCTTCTCCTCAGCCGATAGCATTAATTTCGGTGATAGCACGAATGCGGCGAATACAATTAATAAATGGATTGAGTCCAAGACAAATAATATAATCAAGGATCTCATAACACCGGATGCTGTAACTGACGACACACGCGTGGTTTTGGTCAATGCCATATACTTTAAGGGCGAATGGAAGTATCAGTTCCCGGATTATGCCACATTTGATGATGATTTCTATTTGAACGAAGTCGACAAGGTGCAGGTGCCCATGATGAATGTGAAGGAAAAGTTCGGCTATGGCGTCATATCCGAATTGGATGCGACTGTACTCGAAATGCCCTACAAGGATTCCGATCTATCCATGGTGGTGATATTGCCAAACTCACGTACCGGTTTGGCTAGTCTGCAGGAGAAGTTGAAGGACTTCAATCTCAGTGATATCACGCAACACTTGCAGGAGACCAAAGTCATTGTGAAATTCCCTAAATTCAAGGCGGAATATAACATCGAATTGAATGATGCtttgaaaaat CTTGGAATGGGACGCATGTTCAGCAATAACGCCGAATTCGATAATATGCTCGAATCGCATGAGCCTCTGCAGGTCTCGAAAGTAGTGCACAAAGCCTACATCGAAGTGAACGAAGTAGGCACTGAGGCCGCGGGAGCTTCTG GCGCCATTATACGTAAAAAACGTTGTGCAATGTCCCTTTCCGAAATCCCGGAATTTCATGCCGATCATCCATTCTTATATGCGATTAAGCAAAGTAGTTCCGGAGATAAGACTACAGCAATAACACTGTTTTTGGGCACAGTGAGCAGCCTGAATGCTGTAATTGCATCCGAAAATCATGATGAATTGTAA
- the LOC105212623 gene encoding antichymotrypsin-2 isoform X8 translates to MLMSFIRRKIDNARNLVAVWNPLNSRGNNCNFDIRLIFVLILSVYTTTVSMSSHEQTMAQREFASKSTEFAMKLFNFMHNKDPTKNIIYSPFSIQTCVGMARIGAVGETAAELDRGLGLPSNDVTAIANSFHNVLDTYKDSPILMMANKIYVKQGYSIKKEFNEIASAKFFSSADSINFGDSTNAANTINKWIESKTNNIIKDLITPDAVTDDTRVVLVNAIYFKGEWKYQFPDYATFDDDFYLNEVDKVQVPMMNVKEKFGYGVISELDATVLEMPYKDSDLSMVVILPNSRTGLASLQEKLKDFNLSDITQHLQETKVIVKFPKFKAEYNIELNDALKNLGMGRMFSNNAEFDNMLESHEPLQVSKVVHKAYIEVNEVGTEAAGASAIFMGFGRPAPPQLPPREFIVNRPFVFLIKNKADFIMFAGQKTRP, encoded by the exons ATATCCGCTTAATATTCGTTTTAATACTCTCCGTATACACAACAACTGTAAGCATGTCGAGTCACGAACAAACTATGGCCCAACGTGAGTTCGCTAGCAAATCGACAGAATTCGCGATGAAACTCTTCAATTTCATGCACAATAAGGACCCTACTAAGAATATTATATACTCACCCTTCTCGATACAAACATGTGTGGGCATGGCACGCATTGGTGCAGTCGGTGAAACCGCTGCAGAACTCGATCGCGGACTGGGTTTGCCATCGAACGATGTGACGGCTATCGCCAATTCGTTCCACAATGTTTTGGACACCTATAAGGATAGTCCAATTTTGATGATGGCCAATAAGATTTACGTAAAGCAAGGCTACAGCATCAAAAaggaatttaatgaaattgcctCAGCCAAATTCTTCTCCTCAGCCGATAGCATTAATTTCGGTGATAGCACGAATGCGGCGAATACAATTAATAAATGGATTGAGTCCAAGACAAATAATATAATCAAGGATCTCATAACACCGGATGCTGTAACTGACGACACACGCGTGGTTTTGGTCAATGCCATATACTTTAAGGGCGAATGGAAGTATCAGTTCCCGGATTATGCCACATTTGATGATGATTTCTATTTGAACGAAGTCGACAAGGTGCAGGTGCCCATGATGAATGTGAAGGAAAAGTTCGGCTATGGCGTCATATCCGAATTGGATGCGACTGTACTCGAAATGCCCTACAAGGATTCCGATCTATCCATGGTGGTGATATTGCCAAACTCACGTACCGGTTTGGCTAGTCTGCAGGAGAAGTTGAAGGACTTCAATCTCAGTGATATCACGCAACACTTGCAGGAGACCAAAGTCATTGTGAAATTCCCTAAATTCAAGGCGGAATATAACATCGAATTGAATGATGCtttgaaaaat CTTGGAATGGGACGCATGTTCAGCAATAACGCCGAATTCGATAATATGCTCGAATCGCATGAGCCTCTGCAGGTCTCGAAAGTAGTGCACAAAGCCTACATCGAAGTGAACGAAGTAGGCACTGAGGCCGCGGGAGCTTCTG CCATCTTCATGGGCTTTGGCAGACCGGCACCACCTCAGCTACCACCCAGAGAGTTTATTGTTAACAGACCCTTCGtatttctcataaaaaataaagcagACTTTATTATGTTTGCTGGACAAAAGACCAGACCTTAA
- the LOC105212623 gene encoding antichymotrypsin-2 isoform X5, with amino-acid sequence MLMSFIRRKIDNARNLVAVWNPLNSRGNNCNFDIRLIFVLILSVYTTTVSMSSHEQTMAQREFASKSTEFAMKLFNFMHNKDPTKNIIYSPFSIQTCVGMARIGAVGETAAELDRGLGLPSNDVTAIANSFHNVLDTYKDSPILMMANKIYVKQGYSIKKEFNEIASAKFFSSADSINFGDSTNAANTINKWIESKTNNIIKDLITPDAVTDDTRVVLVNAIYFKGEWKYQFPDYATFDDDFYLNEVDKVQVPMMNVKEKFGYGVISELDATVLEMPYKDSDLSMVVILPNSRTGLASLQEKLKDFNLSDITQHLQETKVIVKFPKFKAEYNIELNDALKNLGMGRMFSNNAEFDNMLESHEPLQVSKVVHKAYIEVNEVGTEAAGASGMMVQYCSFAIHQPPRFIVDRPFIYLIRSGVHGMALFVGDCTKPEN; translated from the exons ATATCCGCTTAATATTCGTTTTAATACTCTCCGTATACACAACAACTGTAAGCATGTCGAGTCACGAACAAACTATGGCCCAACGTGAGTTCGCTAGCAAATCGACAGAATTCGCGATGAAACTCTTCAATTTCATGCACAATAAGGACCCTACTAAGAATATTATATACTCACCCTTCTCGATACAAACATGTGTGGGCATGGCACGCATTGGTGCAGTCGGTGAAACCGCTGCAGAACTCGATCGCGGACTGGGTTTGCCATCGAACGATGTGACGGCTATCGCCAATTCGTTCCACAATGTTTTGGACACCTATAAGGATAGTCCAATTTTGATGATGGCCAATAAGATTTACGTAAAGCAAGGCTACAGCATCAAAAaggaatttaatgaaattgcctCAGCCAAATTCTTCTCCTCAGCCGATAGCATTAATTTCGGTGATAGCACGAATGCGGCGAATACAATTAATAAATGGATTGAGTCCAAGACAAATAATATAATCAAGGATCTCATAACACCGGATGCTGTAACTGACGACACACGCGTGGTTTTGGTCAATGCCATATACTTTAAGGGCGAATGGAAGTATCAGTTCCCGGATTATGCCACATTTGATGATGATTTCTATTTGAACGAAGTCGACAAGGTGCAGGTGCCCATGATGAATGTGAAGGAAAAGTTCGGCTATGGCGTCATATCCGAATTGGATGCGACTGTACTCGAAATGCCCTACAAGGATTCCGATCTATCCATGGTGGTGATATTGCCAAACTCACGTACCGGTTTGGCTAGTCTGCAGGAGAAGTTGAAGGACTTCAATCTCAGTGATATCACGCAACACTTGCAGGAGACCAAAGTCATTGTGAAATTCCCTAAATTCAAGGCGGAATATAACATCGAATTGAATGATGCtttgaaaaat CTTGGAATGGGACGCATGTTCAGCAATAACGCCGAATTCGATAATATGCTCGAATCGCATGAGCCTCTGCAGGTCTCGAAAGTAGTGCACAAAGCCTACATCGAAGTGAACGAAGTAGGCACTGAGGCCGCGGGAGCTTCTG GTATGATGGTACAATATTGCTCCTTCGCCATCCATCAGCCACCCAGATTCATTGTTGATcgtccatttatttatttaatcagaAGTGGTGTTCACGGAATGGCATTGTTTGTTGGAGATTGTACGAAACCAGAAAATTGA
- the LOC105212623 gene encoding antichymotrypsin-2 isoform X3, whose amino-acid sequence MLMSFIRRKIDNARNLVAVWNPLNSRGNNCNFDIRLIFVLILSVYTTTVSMSSHEQTMAQREFASKSTEFAMKLFNFMHNKDPTKNIIYSPFSIQTCVGMARIGAVGETAAELDRGLGLPSNDVTAIANSFHNVLDTYKDSPILMMANKIYVKQGYSIKKEFNEIASAKFFSSADSINFGDSTNAANTINKWIESKTNNIIKDLITPDAVTDDTRVVLVNAIYFKGEWKYQFPDYATFDDDFYLNEVDKVQVPMMNVKEKFGYGVISELDATVLEMPYKDSDLSMVVILPNSRTGLASLQEKLKDFNLSDITQHLQETKVIVKFPKFKAEYNIELNDALKNLGMGRMFSNNAEFDNMLESHEPLQVSKVVHKAYIEVNEVGTEAAGASAMRGLMCSRHFNTSPIFNADRPFIYLIRSGGHGVPLFVGHFMKPKIWL is encoded by the exons ATATCCGCTTAATATTCGTTTTAATACTCTCCGTATACACAACAACTGTAAGCATGTCGAGTCACGAACAAACTATGGCCCAACGTGAGTTCGCTAGCAAATCGACAGAATTCGCGATGAAACTCTTCAATTTCATGCACAATAAGGACCCTACTAAGAATATTATATACTCACCCTTCTCGATACAAACATGTGTGGGCATGGCACGCATTGGTGCAGTCGGTGAAACCGCTGCAGAACTCGATCGCGGACTGGGTTTGCCATCGAACGATGTGACGGCTATCGCCAATTCGTTCCACAATGTTTTGGACACCTATAAGGATAGTCCAATTTTGATGATGGCCAATAAGATTTACGTAAAGCAAGGCTACAGCATCAAAAaggaatttaatgaaattgcctCAGCCAAATTCTTCTCCTCAGCCGATAGCATTAATTTCGGTGATAGCACGAATGCGGCGAATACAATTAATAAATGGATTGAGTCCAAGACAAATAATATAATCAAGGATCTCATAACACCGGATGCTGTAACTGACGACACACGCGTGGTTTTGGTCAATGCCATATACTTTAAGGGCGAATGGAAGTATCAGTTCCCGGATTATGCCACATTTGATGATGATTTCTATTTGAACGAAGTCGACAAGGTGCAGGTGCCCATGATGAATGTGAAGGAAAAGTTCGGCTATGGCGTCATATCCGAATTGGATGCGACTGTACTCGAAATGCCCTACAAGGATTCCGATCTATCCATGGTGGTGATATTGCCAAACTCACGTACCGGTTTGGCTAGTCTGCAGGAGAAGTTGAAGGACTTCAATCTCAGTGATATCACGCAACACTTGCAGGAGACCAAAGTCATTGTGAAATTCCCTAAATTCAAGGCGGAATATAACATCGAATTGAATGATGCtttgaaaaat CTTGGAATGGGACGCATGTTCAGCAATAACGCCGAATTCGATAATATGCTCGAATCGCATGAGCCTCTGCAGGTCTCGAAAGTAGTGCACAAAGCCTACATCGAAGTGAACGAAGTAGGCACTGAGGCCGCGGGAGCTTCTG CTATGAGGGGCCTAATGTGCAGCCGCCATTTTAATACATCTCCCATATTCAACGCTGATcgtccatttatttatttaatcagaAGTGGTGGTCACGGAGTGCCTTTGTTTGTTGGACATTTTATGAAGCCAAAAATCTGGCtctga
- the LOC105212623 gene encoding alaserpin isoform X11, with translation MLMSFIRRKIDNARNLVAVWNPLNSRGNNCNFDIRLIFVLILSVYTTTVSMSSHEQTMAQREFASKSTEFAMKLFNFMHNKDPTKNIIYSPFSIQTCVGMARIGAVGETAAELDRGLGLPSNDVTAIANSFHNVLDTYKDSPILMMANKIYVKQGYSIKKEFNEIASAKFFSSADSINFGDSTNAANTINKWIESKTNNIIKDLITPDAVTDDTRVVLVNAIYFKGEWKYQFPDYATFDDDFYLNEVDKVQVPMMNVKEKFGYGVISELDATVLEMPYKDSDLSMVVILPNSRTGLASLQEKLKDFNLSDITQHLQETKVIVKFPKFKAEYNIELNDALKNLGMGRMFSNNAEFDNMLESHEPLQVSKVVHKAYIEVNEVGTEAAGASGFMIQLCRAAPRNLPKFIVDRPFIHFIRCGVHGVPLYVGNCVKP, from the exons ATATCCGCTTAATATTCGTTTTAATACTCTCCGTATACACAACAACTGTAAGCATGTCGAGTCACGAACAAACTATGGCCCAACGTGAGTTCGCTAGCAAATCGACAGAATTCGCGATGAAACTCTTCAATTTCATGCACAATAAGGACCCTACTAAGAATATTATATACTCACCCTTCTCGATACAAACATGTGTGGGCATGGCACGCATTGGTGCAGTCGGTGAAACCGCTGCAGAACTCGATCGCGGACTGGGTTTGCCATCGAACGATGTGACGGCTATCGCCAATTCGTTCCACAATGTTTTGGACACCTATAAGGATAGTCCAATTTTGATGATGGCCAATAAGATTTACGTAAAGCAAGGCTACAGCATCAAAAaggaatttaatgaaattgcctCAGCCAAATTCTTCTCCTCAGCCGATAGCATTAATTTCGGTGATAGCACGAATGCGGCGAATACAATTAATAAATGGATTGAGTCCAAGACAAATAATATAATCAAGGATCTCATAACACCGGATGCTGTAACTGACGACACACGCGTGGTTTTGGTCAATGCCATATACTTTAAGGGCGAATGGAAGTATCAGTTCCCGGATTATGCCACATTTGATGATGATTTCTATTTGAACGAAGTCGACAAGGTGCAGGTGCCCATGATGAATGTGAAGGAAAAGTTCGGCTATGGCGTCATATCCGAATTGGATGCGACTGTACTCGAAATGCCCTACAAGGATTCCGATCTATCCATGGTGGTGATATTGCCAAACTCACGTACCGGTTTGGCTAGTCTGCAGGAGAAGTTGAAGGACTTCAATCTCAGTGATATCACGCAACACTTGCAGGAGACCAAAGTCATTGTGAAATTCCCTAAATTCAAGGCGGAATATAACATCGAATTGAATGATGCtttgaaaaat CTTGGAATGGGACGCATGTTCAGCAATAACGCCGAATTCGATAATATGCTCGAATCGCATGAGCCTCTGCAGGTCTCGAAAGTAGTGCACAAAGCCTACATCGAAGTGAACGAAGTAGGCACTGAGGCCGCGGGAGCTTCTG GTTTTATGATACAATTATGCCGCGCCGCCCCTAGAAACCTCCCCAAATTCATTGTTGATCGTCCATTTATTCATTTCATCAGATGTGGTGTTCACGGAGTGCCTTTGTATGTTGGAAATTGTGTGAAGCCATAA